One window from the genome of Magnolia sinica isolate HGM2019 chromosome 4, MsV1, whole genome shotgun sequence encodes:
- the LOC131244307 gene encoding probable LRR receptor-like serine/threonine-protein kinase At3g47570, translating to MELELLRPRAFLSLLLLAFLLPCNCIGIGFPASGNETDKLALIAFKERISSDPLRVFSSWNDSHFCNWEGVICGRRHPQRVTALNLGSRGFVGPISPRVANLTFLRRINLSDNYFHGEIPREIGRLFRLRFLNLRDNELKGEIPDELSNCSEIRSIRLHRNNLVGRIPVKLSSLSKLVRLDLPGNNLTGNIPKALGNLSSSLTTLQLGTNSLEGSIPDELGQLVNLQHLQICSNKLSGMIPPSIYNLSSIVLFSLTNNRLHGNLPANLGLSLPNLELLCLGGNEFTGLIPVTLPNASGLSLVDFAKNNFSGPVPKNLGRLQYLRYLNLPANHLGGGEGDDDFSFLTSLTNCSLLEHLDLGFNNLKGSFPATIVNLSTNLILLGLGGNPISGSIPTDISNLFNLTSLSISRTFIMGTIPIGIGKLKNLKGLYLNRNRLSGQIPSSIGNITRLVRLFLNGNRFHGSIPLSLGNCHHLTALSLGRNKLNGTIPKEVLSIPSLIQLSVEENSLVGSLPTQVGNLERVQYLSVAHNRLMGEIPSTLGNCRRLETLDLSSNFFQGAIPLDLNNLTSIKLLNLSHNNLSGHIPAALEKFSFLEYLDLSSNDLDGEVPTQGIFKNSSAVSVLGNNKLCGGIPKLQLPACPNKAPKTDGRSASLRVIFSVVGAVLGLVLLSPLFVTLYRARRKSHKKPSSVINGQFLNVSYADLSKATGGFSSDNLIGVGGYGSVFKGILDRDETLVAVKVLNLQQRGASRSFLAECEALRNIRHRNLVKIITACSSIDFKGNDFKALVFEYMPNGSLEKWLHPNVNGQQELRSLNLIQRLDIAIDVASALEYLHHYCGTAVVHRDLKPSNVLLDYDMCAHVGDFGLARILSNAAGNTSQDQTSSTGIKGSVGYIPPEYGMGRKASMHGDVYSYGILLLEMFTGKRPTDEMFKDGLSLHQFVKTALPDGVMDIVDPRLFSEEVQAPINGEQRHVARVLGFCGQNCYRVFYRISNGEDADERYCYRNPCNQGLISWGWDSLRTAKWETFFGPSFILS from the exons ATGGAGCTTGAACTTTTACGtccaagggcatttttgtcattacTCCTCCTGGCCTTCCTTCTTCCCTGCAATTGCATAGGAATCGGGTTCCCCGCCTCGGGAAACGAGACGGATAAACTCGCTTTGATCGCATTCAAGGAACGTATATCCAGCGATCCTTTACGGGTATTCAGCTCCTGGAACGATTCCCATTTCTGCAACTGGGAAGGAGTCATATGCGGTCGCCGACATCCTCAAAGAGTCACTGCCTTGAATCTTGGATCCCGTGGATTTGTAGGGCCCATATCACCTCGCGTAGCAAACCTCACCTTCCTCAGGCGTATCAACCTCTCCGACAACTACTTCCATGGAGAAATCCCACGTGAAATCGGCCGGCTCTTCCGGCTCCGATTTCTTAATCTGAGAGATAATGAGCTGAAAGGAGAAATCCCCGACGAACTGTCCAACTGCTCCGAAATCAGATCCATCCGTTTACATCGTAACAATCTCGTAGGCAGAATTCCTGTCAAGCTCAGCTCTTTGTCAAAGCTCGTGCGGTTGGATCTCCCAGGTAACAATCTCACCGGCAACATCCCAAAAGCACTCGGGaacctctcttcttctcttactaCTCTCCAACTAGGTACGAACAGTTTGGAAGGAAGCATCCCAGATGAGCTAGGGCAGCTAGTGAATTTACAACATCTTCAAATCTGTTCAAATAAACTATCCGGTATGATCCCACCATCGATTTACAACCTCTCATCCATCGTCCTTTTCTCTTTGACGAATAACCGACTTCATGGAAACCTTCCAGCCAATCTAGGTCTCTCACTTCCTAATCTCGAACTTCTTTGCCTTGGTGGGAATGAATTTACTGGATTGATACCAGTTACATTACCCAATGCTTCAGGACTTTCTTTGGTTGATTTTGCTAAAAATAATTTTAGTGGACCCGTGCCTAAGAATTTGGGAAGACTACAGTATCTACGTTACTTAAATTTACCTGCTAATCATCTGGGAGGTGGAGAAGGAGATGATGACTTCAGTTTCCTCACTTCTTTGACCAATTGTAGCCTTTTGGaacatttagatttaggtttcaaTAATCTGAAAGGATCATTCCCTGCCACAATCGTCAATCTATCTACAAACCTAATCCTTCTAGGGTTAGGAGGAAACCCGATATCTGGAAGCATCCCAACAGATATTAGCAATCTCTTCAACTTAACTAGTCTAAGTATATCCAGGACCTTTATTATGGGTACTATTCCTATTGGTATTGGGAAGCTTAAAAATTTGAAAGGATTGTATTTGAACAGAAACAGGCTTTCAGGACAAATCCCATCCTCCATTGGCAACATCACTCGCTTGGTTAGACTCTTTTTAAATGGAAATCGCTTTCATGGAAGTATCCCTTTGAGTCTTGGAAACTGCCATCATCTTACGGCATTAAGCCTTGGTAGAAACAAGCTGAACGGTACCATTCCAAAAGAAGTTCTAAGTATTCCGTCGCTGATCCAACTTTCTGTAGAGGAGAATTCTTTGGTCGGGTCTCTACCAACGCAGGTTGGGAACCTGGAACGAGTTCAATATTTGTCTGTTGCTCACAACAGATTGATGGGTGAAATTCCCAGCACGCTGGGCAATTGTCGGAGATTGGAAACTCTTGATTTGAGCAGTAACTTCTTTCAAGGAGCCATTCCTCTGGATTTGAACAACTTAACAAGTATTAAACTGCTAAATCTTTCTCATAATAACTTGTCTGGGCATATTCCAGCAGCTCTGGAGAAATTCTCATTTCTGGAGTACTTGGATTTATCATCCAATGACCTCGATGGCGAAGTCCCAACTCaaggaattttcaaaaattcaagcGCAGTTTCGGTCCTCGGAAACAACAAGCTTTGTGGAGGTATCCCAAAATTACAGCTGCCGGCATGCCCAAATAAAGCTCCTAAGACAGATGGAAGGTCTGCTTCTTTAAGAGTAATATTCTCTGTGGTTGGTGCAGTTTTAGGTTTGGTTCTTTTATCACCTCTCTTTGTTACTCTTTATCGGGCGAGAAGAAAGTCCCACAAGAAGCCTTCATCTGTTATCAATGGCCAATTTTTAAATGTTTCCTATGCGGATCTCTCTAAAGCGACTGGTGGGTTCTCTTCAGACAATTTGATTGGTGTGGGAGGTTATGGTTCTGTATTCAAAGGAATTCTAGATCGTGATGAAACACTTGTTGCTGTGAAAGTTCTCAATCTTCAACAACGAGGTGCTTCAAGGAGTTTCCTTGCTGAATGTGAAGCCTTGAGAAATATCCGCCATCGGAATCTAGTTAAAATCATAACTGCTTGCTCAAGCATTGATTTTAAAGGAAATGATTTCAAAGCTCTAGTGTTTGAGTACATGCCTAATGGGAGTCTAGAGAAGTGGTTGCATCCAAATGTAAATGGGCAGCAAGAGCTGAGGAGCTTGAACCTTATTCAAAGGCTAGATATAGCCATTGATGTCGCCTCTGCATTGGAGTATCTTCATCACTATTGCGGCACTGCCGTCGTTCATCGCGATCTAAAACCAAGCAATGTTCTGCTGGACTATGATATGTGCGCCCATGTGGGTGATTTCGGATTAGCAAGGATTCTTTCTAATGCTGCTGGTAATACCTCTCAAGATCAAACAAGCTCAACCGGTATAAAGGGATCTGTTGGTTATATTCCTCCAG AGTATGGAATGGGCAGAAAGGCATCAATGCATGGAGATGTCTACAGTTACGGCATCCTTCTTTTAGAGATGTTCACAGGAAAAAGACCAACTGATGAAATGTTTAAAGACGGTCTAAGCCTCCATCAATTTGTTAAGACGGCTTTACCCGATGGAGTGATGGATATCGTAGACCCAAGATTGTTCTCAGAAGAAGTTCAAGCTCCGATCAATGGAGAACAGCGTCACGTTGCAAGAGTGCTTGGTTTCTGTGGCCAAAATTGCTATCGCGTGTTCTATAGAATCTCCAACGGAGAGGATGCAGATGAGAGATATTGCTACAGAAATCCATGCAATCAGGGACTTATATCATGGGGTTGGGATTCACTAAGAACAGCAAAATGGGAGACGTTTTTTGGGCCAAGTTTCATCTTATCTTAG
- the LOC131243935 gene encoding uncharacterized protein At2g39920-like isoform X1 has product MSSFADQIERGNSTQSVLSRGGSEMGSRYIVESGLYMTSFAATVFVAALVTVGVLLVTLLIALTIMLESCQSKSTGVIEMQKASDEYEYCKIFALHAELNDLRADEFPTVCKALAIQYIKEGQYSRDLNLTMQVAESYFDTLAPNDDGLDVVLIDIDDIFPANLPHYSNVLQYSGKLIEDVKHPMHMFVLRLHMKLHASGWSLILFSRMPEKQRNATVDHLISAGYRSWSSLIMRSDEELPMQNWEYIASRRVKLHYQGFRIASVISSQVDALMGPSLGKRNFKLPNPIYSKIGQHIKGM; this is encoded by the exons ATGTCTTCTTTTGCGGATCAAATTGAGCGTGGGAACTCCACGCAGAGTGTTTTGAGTAGGGGAGGATCTG AAATGGGAAGCCGTTACATTGTGGAGTCAGGTCTATATATGACATCATTTGCTGCAACTGTCTTCGTTGCAGCACTTGTGACTGTTGGAGTTCTATTGGTTACGTTGCTGATCGCGTTAACCATCATGTTAGAATCATGTCAAAGTAAGAGCACAGGAGTCATCGAGATGCAGAAAGCAAGTGATGAATATGAATATTGCAAGATTTTTGCATTGCATGCAGAGCTGAATGACTTACGAGCTGATGAATTTCCTACAGTTTGCAAGGCACTTGCTATTCAGTACATTAAAGAAGGTCAATATTCTCGTGATCTGAATTTGACCATGCAAGTGGCAGAGAGCTACTTTGACACTTTGGCACCAAATGACGATGGTCTGGATGTGGTATTGATAGACATAGATGATATTTTTCCAGCAAATCTTCCTCATTACAGCAATGTGTTGCAGTACAG TGGTAAGCTGATTGAGGATGTGAAGCATCCAATGCACATGTTTGTTTTGAGATTACACATGAAGCTCCATGCTAGTGGCTGGTCTCTGATCCTTTTCTCAAGGATGCCTGAGAAGCAGCGGAATGCCACCGTGGACCACCTCATTTCTGCAGGATATAGAAGCTGGTCTTCTTTGATTATGAG ATCTGATGAAGAACTGCCAATGCAAAACTGGGAATACATCGCCAGCAGGAGGGTGAAGTTGCATTACCAAGGCTTTCGCATTGCGAGCGTGATCAGCAGCCAGGTGGATGCTCTCATGGGTCCTTCTTTAGGAAAACGCAATTTCAAGCTCCCGAATCCGATTTACTCCAAGATAGGTCAGCATATCAAGGGTATGTGA
- the LOC131243935 gene encoding uncharacterized protein At2g39920-like isoform X2 yields the protein MGSRYIVESGLYMTSFAATVFVAALVTVGVLLVTLLIALTIMLESCQSKSTGVIEMQKASDEYEYCKIFALHAELNDLRADEFPTVCKALAIQYIKEGQYSRDLNLTMQVAESYFDTLAPNDDGLDVVLIDIDDIFPANLPHYSNVLQYSGKLIEDVKHPMHMFVLRLHMKLHASGWSLILFSRMPEKQRNATVDHLISAGYRSWSSLIMRSDEELPMQNWEYIASRRVKLHYQGFRIASVISSQVDALMGPSLGKRNFKLPNPIYSKIGQHIKGM from the exons ATGGGAAGCCGTTACATTGTGGAGTCAGGTCTATATATGACATCATTTGCTGCAACTGTCTTCGTTGCAGCACTTGTGACTGTTGGAGTTCTATTGGTTACGTTGCTGATCGCGTTAACCATCATGTTAGAATCATGTCAAAGTAAGAGCACAGGAGTCATCGAGATGCAGAAAGCAAGTGATGAATATGAATATTGCAAGATTTTTGCATTGCATGCAGAGCTGAATGACTTACGAGCTGATGAATTTCCTACAGTTTGCAAGGCACTTGCTATTCAGTACATTAAAGAAGGTCAATATTCTCGTGATCTGAATTTGACCATGCAAGTGGCAGAGAGCTACTTTGACACTTTGGCACCAAATGACGATGGTCTGGATGTGGTATTGATAGACATAGATGATATTTTTCCAGCAAATCTTCCTCATTACAGCAATGTGTTGCAGTACAG TGGTAAGCTGATTGAGGATGTGAAGCATCCAATGCACATGTTTGTTTTGAGATTACACATGAAGCTCCATGCTAGTGGCTGGTCTCTGATCCTTTTCTCAAGGATGCCTGAGAAGCAGCGGAATGCCACCGTGGACCACCTCATTTCTGCAGGATATAGAAGCTGGTCTTCTTTGATTATGAG ATCTGATGAAGAACTGCCAATGCAAAACTGGGAATACATCGCCAGCAGGAGGGTGAAGTTGCATTACCAAGGCTTTCGCATTGCGAGCGTGATCAGCAGCCAGGTGGATGCTCTCATGGGTCCTTCTTTAGGAAAACGCAATTTCAAGCTCCCGAATCCGATTTACTCCAAGATAGGTCAGCATATCAAGGGTATGTGA